In the Streptomyces sp. NBC_00525 genome, one interval contains:
- a CDS encoding lysoplasmalogenase, translating to MSAAPVPAGRERFARPLLIAFLAACAVDLAGVLTGPEALHLAAKPLLMPLLAGYAAARRGPRLLIAALLCGWAGDVFLLADSDAAFLVGMAGFAVGHVCYLVLFGRAPGGALPALGYALVLAVLVALLWSGLPGGLRVPVAGYSLLLTAMAYRSRVLGRYAAVGGALFLLSDALIAAGIADRPEPPAPGFWVMLTYVAAQLLLTLGALAPVHRRTASSASTTPAP from the coding sequence GTGAGTGCCGCACCGGTGCCGGCGGGCCGCGAGCGGTTCGCCCGGCCCCTGCTGATCGCCTTCCTCGCGGCGTGCGCGGTCGACCTCGCCGGCGTCCTCACCGGCCCCGAGGCCCTGCACCTGGCGGCCAAGCCGCTGCTGATGCCGCTGCTCGCCGGGTACGCCGCCGCCCGGCGCGGGCCCCGGCTGCTGATCGCGGCACTGCTGTGCGGCTGGGCGGGTGATGTGTTCCTGCTCGCCGACTCCGACGCCGCCTTCCTCGTCGGGATGGCCGGCTTCGCCGTGGGCCACGTCTGCTACCTGGTCCTGTTCGGCCGGGCCCCCGGCGGAGCGCTGCCCGCGCTCGGCTACGCCCTGGTGCTCGCCGTCCTCGTGGCGCTGCTCTGGAGCGGGCTGCCGGGCGGGCTGCGGGTGCCGGTGGCCGGGTACAGCCTGCTGCTGACCGCCATGGCGTACCGCTCCCGCGTCCTGGGCCGGTACGCCGCCGTCGGCGGGGCCCTGTTCCTGCTCTCCGACGCGCTGATCGCCGCCGGAATCGCCGACCGGCCCGAGCCGCCGGCCCCCGGTTTCTGGGTGATGCTCACCTACGTGGCCGCTCAACTCCTGCTCACCCTGGGCGCGCTGGCCCCGGTTCACCGGCGGACGGCGTCCAGCGCGTCCACCACCCCGGCCCCGTAG
- a CDS encoding sterol desaturase family protein encodes MPTNLPDVVLWSIPAFVLLTVVEMALHHFHPDEDAAGYEAKDAATSITMGLGSLFFDLLWKVPIVAVYTAVYELTPLRVPVLWWTVLLMLLAQDFSYYWSHRGHHVIRILWACHVVHHSSEKFNLSTALRQPWTSLTSWPFYLPLIACGVHPAALAFCSSANLVYQFWVHTERVDRLPRPFEYVLNTPSHHRVHHASQGGYLDRNFGGILIVWDRWFGSFAPETVRPVYGLTKNIRTYNPLRVATHEYVSIARDVRAASGWGERAGRIFRGPGWQPAAPSAAAPSAAASAPSAPERAA; translated from the coding sequence ATGCCGACGAACCTGCCCGATGTAGTGCTCTGGTCCATACCGGCCTTCGTCCTGCTCACCGTGGTGGAGATGGCGCTCCACCACTTCCACCCGGACGAGGACGCCGCCGGTTACGAGGCGAAGGACGCCGCCACCAGCATCACCATGGGGCTGGGCAGCCTCTTCTTCGACCTGCTGTGGAAAGTGCCCATCGTGGCCGTCTACACGGCCGTGTACGAGCTGACGCCGCTGCGGGTGCCGGTCCTGTGGTGGACCGTGCTCCTGATGCTGCTCGCGCAGGACTTCTCCTACTACTGGTCCCATCGAGGCCACCACGTCATCCGCATCCTGTGGGCCTGCCACGTCGTGCACCACTCCAGCGAGAAGTTCAACCTCTCCACCGCGCTGCGCCAGCCGTGGACCTCGCTGACCTCCTGGCCGTTCTATCTGCCGCTCATCGCGTGCGGGGTGCACCCGGCCGCGCTCGCCTTCTGCTCCTCGGCCAACCTCGTCTACCAGTTCTGGGTGCACACCGAGCGCGTCGACCGGCTGCCCCGGCCCTTCGAGTACGTGCTCAACACGCCCTCGCACCACCGGGTGCACCACGCCTCGCAGGGCGGCTACCTGGACCGCAACTTCGGCGGCATCCTCATCGTGTGGGACCGGTGGTTCGGCTCGTTCGCCCCCGAGACGGTGCGCCCGGTCTACGGGCTCACCAAGAACATCCGCACCTACAACCCACTGCGGGTCGCCACCCACGAGTACGTGTCCATCGCCCGTGACGTCCGCGCGGCGAGCGGCTGGGGCGAGCGGGCCGGCCGGATCTTCCGGGGCCCCGGCTGGCAACCGGCCGCTCCTTCCGCCGCCGCGCCCTCGGCCGCCGCGTCCGCCCCGTCCGCCCCGGAGCGTGCCGCGTGA
- a CDS encoding S8 family peptidase translates to MAHPVPGRARALALPVGLALTASLGVLPAEVAAAAPGAPAAVAADGPDLSYVVNTRVGRRSVERVRGAVERAGGTVVIAYDRIGVVVVRSKNPDFAGTIRRARGVRSAGATRTRPIVPRATTDIGVDVPLTAARERAAAARAAADQDPMEPLQWDLPAIRADEAHRRTPGSASVTVAVIDTGVDDTHPDLAPNFDRAASANCVSGAPDTTPGAWRPKPGESDHGTHVAGTVAAAKNGVGITGVAPGVKVSGIKVGDPDGFFYAEAVVCGFVWAADHGADVTNNSYFTDPWLYNCADDPDQGALVEAVHRAARYAERRGVVNVASAGNASDDLTADTLTDATSPNDGTPADRTVDPERCPDIPAMLPGVVTVSATGAKGLKASYSNYGNGVVDVAAPGGDATAYQKPDAPATSGLILSTLPGGRYGYKAGTSMAAPHVAGVVALIRSKHPYASPAGVKALLTLGADAKACGEPYDIDGDGTVDAVCEGDERRNGFYGAGVVDALDAVRR, encoded by the coding sequence ATGGCTCATCCGGTTCCCGGACGGGCGCGCGCACTGGCGCTGCCCGTCGGGCTGGCCCTCACCGCCTCGCTCGGCGTCCTGCCGGCGGAGGTCGCCGCAGCGGCGCCCGGCGCCCCCGCGGCGGTGGCGGCGGACGGTCCCGATCTGTCGTACGTCGTGAACACGCGGGTCGGTCGCCGAAGCGTCGAGCGGGTCCGCGGGGCGGTGGAGCGGGCGGGCGGCACGGTGGTGATCGCCTACGACCGGATCGGGGTCGTCGTCGTCCGCTCGAAGAACCCGGACTTCGCCGGGACGATCCGCCGCGCTCGGGGCGTCCGGTCGGCGGGCGCCACGCGCACCCGCCCGATCGTGCCCCGGGCCACCACGGACATCGGGGTCGACGTGCCCCTGACGGCCGCCCGGGAGCGGGCGGCGGCGGCGCGGGCCGCGGCGGACCAGGACCCGATGGAGCCGCTCCAGTGGGACCTGCCCGCCATCAGGGCGGACGAGGCCCACCGCAGGACGCCGGGCAGCGCGTCGGTCACGGTCGCGGTCATCGACACGGGCGTGGACGACACCCATCCGGACCTGGCGCCGAACTTCGACCGCGCGGCCTCCGCGAACTGCGTCTCAGGCGCCCCGGACACCACCCCGGGCGCCTGGCGCCCGAAGCCCGGCGAGAGCGACCACGGCACCCATGTGGCCGGAACGGTCGCGGCGGCGAAGAACGGCGTCGGCATCACGGGGGTGGCGCCGGGGGTGAAGGTCTCGGGCATCAAGGTCGGCGACCCGGACGGCTTCTTCTACGCCGAGGCCGTGGTCTGCGGCTTCGTCTGGGCCGCCGACCACGGGGCGGACGTCACCAACAACAGCTATTTCACCGATCCCTGGCTGTACAACTGCGCGGACGATCCCGACCAGGGCGCCCTGGTCGAGGCCGTGCACCGGGCCGCCCGGTACGCCGAGCGCAGGGGTGTGGTCAACGTGGCCTCGGCCGGCAACGCCTCCGACGACCTGACGGCGGACACGCTCACGGACGCGACCAGCCCGAACGACGGCACGCCGGCCGACCGGACCGTGGACCCGGAACGGTGCCCGGACATCCCGGCGATGCTGCCGGGCGTGGTGACCGTCTCGGCGACGGGCGCGAAGGGCCTGAAGGCCTCGTACTCCAACTACGGGAACGGGGTCGTCGACGTGGCCGCGCCGGGCGGTGACGCGACGGCGTACCAGAAGCCGGACGCACCGGCGACGAGCGGGCTGATCCTCTCCACGCTGCCGGGCGGCCGGTACGGCTACAAGGCCGGTACGTCGATGGCCGCACCGCATGTCGCGGGCGTGGTCGCGCTGATCAGGTCGAAGCATCCGTACGCGTCGCCCGCCGGGGTCAAGGCGCTGCTGACGCTGGGGGCCGACGCGAAGGCGTGCGGGGAGCCGTACGACATCGACGGCGACGGCACGGTCGACGCGGTCTGCGAGGGCGACGAGCGGCGCAACGGCTTCTACGGGGCCGGGGTGGTGGACGCGCTGGACGCCGTCCGCCGGTGA
- a CDS encoding VIT1/CCC1 transporter family protein: protein MTRPPAHDEPHGNGLGARLNWLRAAVLGANDGVVSTAGLVVGVAGATDDRGALLTAGLAGLLAGSLSMAAGEYVSVSTQRDSEKAALATEKRELQETPEAELAELTGLLEAKGLSHEVAREAAVQLTERDALRAHAEVELGIDPDDLTNPWHAAGASFLAFTVGALLPLLAIVLPPSGLRVPVTVLSVLAVLAVTGWWSARLGEAAARPAVLRNMSGGAVAMAVTYAAGHLLGAAGV from the coding sequence ATGACACGACCTCCCGCGCACGACGAACCGCACGGCAACGGCCTGGGCGCCCGGCTGAACTGGCTGCGCGCGGCCGTCCTCGGCGCCAACGACGGCGTCGTCTCCACCGCCGGGCTCGTGGTCGGCGTGGCCGGCGCCACCGACGACCGGGGCGCCCTCCTGACGGCCGGACTGGCCGGACTGCTCGCCGGATCGCTGTCCATGGCGGCGGGCGAGTACGTGTCGGTCTCCACCCAGCGCGACTCCGAGAAGGCCGCCCTCGCCACCGAGAAGCGCGAGCTCCAGGAGACCCCGGAGGCCGAACTCGCCGAGCTGACCGGCCTGCTGGAGGCCAAGGGCCTCAGCCACGAGGTCGCCCGCGAGGCCGCCGTCCAGCTCACCGAACGCGACGCGCTGCGCGCCCACGCGGAGGTCGAGCTGGGCATCGACCCCGACGACCTCACCAACCCCTGGCACGCGGCGGGCGCCAGCTTCCTCGCGTTCACCGTCGGCGCCCTGCTGCCCCTGCTGGCCATCGTGCTGCCCCCGTCCGGCCTCCGGGTGCCGGTGACCGTCCTCTCCGTCCTCGCGGTCCTGGCCGTGACGGGCTGGTGGAGCGCCCGCCTGGGCGAGGCCGCGGCCCGCCCGGCGGTGCTGCGCAACATGAGCGGCGGAGCGGTGGCCATGGCGGTCACCTACGCGGCGGGCCATCTGCTGGGAGCGGCGGGGGTGTAG